The following coding sequences are from one Culicoidibacter larvae window:
- the rsmD gene encoding 16S rRNA (guanine(966)-N(2))-methyltransferase RsmD: MRIISGSHKGRPIQTISGNNTRPTTDKVREAIFNALGQYFDGGMSLDLFAGSGALSFEGISRGIEHAVLIDNFPLAIKNLYKNAESLQMQEQVEIYRNDAMRALKRLAKDERQFAMIYIDPPYKNDWIDTILAIIKDNNLLTDDGLILLETGSETKYKDNPNGYLCEYDRQYGETRIQILKKMETSV, from the coding sequence TTGCGGATTATTTCCGGTTCCCATAAGGGGCGGCCAATACAGACAATAAGCGGGAACAATACTCGACCGACAACCGATAAGGTTCGTGAAGCAATCTTTAATGCACTAGGGCAATATTTTGATGGCGGTATGTCATTGGATCTATTTGCCGGCAGCGGGGCATTGTCATTTGAAGGGATTAGCCGTGGCATCGAACATGCGGTCTTGATTGATAATTTTCCTTTGGCAATTAAGAATCTGTATAAGAATGCTGAAAGCTTGCAAATGCAAGAGCAAGTGGAGATCTATCGTAATGATGCGATGCGTGCATTAAAGCGGCTGGCGAAAGATGAGCGGCAGTTTGCGATGATATATATTGATCCGCCATATAAAAATGATTGGATTGATACCATTCTGGCAATTATCAAGGATAATAATTTGCTGACTGATGATGGCTTGATTTTGCTTGAAACCGGCAGTGAAACGAAATATAAAGATAATCCGAACGGATATCTTTGTGAATATGATCGCCAATATGGTGAAACCCGCATTCAGATATTGAAGAAAATGGAGACGAGTGTATGA
- a CDS encoding aminoglycoside N(3)-acetyltransferase, whose protein sequence is MKKDIKVMLTKADVIHQLHDAGIEQGDTVLLHSSLSGIGYVVGAERTIIEAFLEVLGEAGTLITPAQNGYDNGDPQYWMNPPLPEEWWQPVRENFPPFCYYSPIRVMGQMPNYLHRLPGVQRSLHPTTSFLAKGANAEQVCMQSEIFPMFGKNSPLAKMYKLDAKIVMLGTDYETCTALHYAEVLSGAIPTQPTGIAINVPAPTMPLSYEHPFGLEDDSVPETKYVFTDEYLAETDTFAALGEAFELDYDVHKSMLGEALVRTIKMQPLIDFAVDWLREQ, encoded by the coding sequence ATGAAAAAAGATATAAAAGTGATGCTAACAAAAGCAGATGTTATTCATCAACTGCATGATGCTGGCATCGAGCAAGGCGATACGGTGCTATTGCATAGCTCATTAAGCGGAATTGGCTATGTTGTCGGTGCTGAACGTACTATCATTGAAGCCTTTTTAGAAGTATTGGGTGAAGCGGGAACGTTAATCACTCCGGCCCAAAACGGCTACGACAATGGTGATCCGCAATATTGGATGAATCCGCCGCTGCCGGAAGAATGGTGGCAGCCAGTCCGGGAAAACTTCCCGCCTTTTTGCTACTACTCACCAATTCGGGTAATGGGGCAGATGCCCAATTACCTGCACCGCCTGCCGGGGGTGCAGCGCAGCCTGCACCCGACGACCAGCTTTCTCGCCAAAGGCGCGAATGCAGAGCAGGTTTGCATGCAAAGCGAAATTTTCCCGATGTTCGGTAAAAATTCGCCGCTGGCAAAGATGTATAAGCTGGATGCGAAGATTGTGATGCTGGGAACTGATTATGAAACTTGTACGGCATTGCATTATGCTGAGGTGCTGAGCGGGGCAATCCCGACACAGCCAACCGGAATTGCCATCAATGTGCCGGCACCAACGATGCCATTATCATATGAGCATCCATTTGGGCTGGAAGACGATAGCGTTCCGGAGACGAAGTATGTGTTTACCGATGAATATTTGGCAGAGACGGATACTTTTGCTGCTCTTGGTGAAGCTTTTGAACTTGATTATGATGTGCACAAATCAATGCTTGGTGAGGCGTTGGTGAGGACGATTAAGATGCAGCCATTAATTGATTTTGCTGTTGATTGGTTGAGAGAACAATAA
- a CDS encoding helix-turn-helix transcriptional regulator gives MRFNRMMAIVLLLVSKRKITIQALADFLEVSPRTIYRDLEALDYAGVPIISTPGYNGGISIVDSYYLDKQLFSSLDFKYVLLSLYRLNIQNDNNKNELVSKLQLLFDEDELRQIEHHARQVVVDFSDWQGIKTDDARFMLIQEAIQSHHKIAFTYTKHNGDKKHRHVEPYQLLFKSGRWYLHAVDDTIAKFFLLERIKDVELKERFVPDAENYQQDFYWQSDQLIEFVLRIDRSVLHIFDAWQHVDVLEEGEDWLRLKIIMEDNHWLETFILGLGEMAKVESPQALVERISTRVNGLYKNYF, from the coding sequence ATGCGTTTTAATCGAATGATGGCAATCGTGTTATTGCTGGTGAGTAAAAGAAAAATTACCATTCAGGCTTTGGCTGACTTTCTGGAAGTCTCGCCACGCACGATTTATCGTGATTTAGAGGCACTTGATTATGCCGGGGTGCCGATTATTTCAACTCCGGGGTATAATGGTGGTATCAGTATTGTTGATAGTTACTATTTAGATAAACAGCTTTTTTCATCATTGGATTTTAAATATGTTCTGCTCTCTTTGTATCGGTTGAATATTCAAAACGACAATAATAAAAATGAACTTGTCAGTAAATTACAATTGCTTTTTGATGAGGATGAGTTGCGTCAGATTGAACATCATGCTCGGCAGGTGGTGGTTGATTTTAGTGATTGGCAGGGGATAAAAACCGATGATGCCCGCTTTATGCTCATCCAGGAAGCGATTCAAAGTCATCATAAAATTGCTTTCACTTATACAAAACATAATGGTGATAAAAAGCACCGCCATGTTGAACCATATCAATTACTTTTCAAATCTGGACGATGGTATCTCCACGCCGTGGATGATACCATCGCTAAGTTCTTCTTACTCGAAAGAATAAAGGATGTTGAGCTAAAGGAACGTTTTGTCCCAGATGCTGAAAACTATCAACAGGATTTTTATTGGCAAAGTGATCAGCTCATTGAATTTGTTTTACGCATAGACCGCTCAGTTTTGCACATTTTTGATGCATGGCAACATGTTGATGTGCTTGAAGAGGGTGAAGACTGGTTGCGATTAAAGATTATTATGGAAGATAATCATTGGTTGGAAACTTTTATTCTTGGGCTCGGTGAAATGGCAAAAGTCGAAAGTCCTCAAGCTTTGGTTGAGCGAATTAGCACCAGAGTTAATGGACTCTATAAAAATTATTTTTAG
- a CDS encoding TraX family protein — protein sequence MNMNKTLSKISINHVQLKWIAAITMLIDHIGVVFNGPIWLQIIGRLSFPIFAFCIAQGYVHTRDIKQYMLRMLGFGMGMQLLLILFTWITRTTLPTSTFNIFITLSFGLAAIWFYDLIPNKIMALAVIFFGGILADVMPIDYGAYGIFMIVAFYIFRDSKPKMAIAMVVLNLLLSLSLLFGSFIPSQALAQFFTINANIQWFSLLALIPIFLYNGELGKHEMKYFFYIFYPAHLIILYVLAIVLRSISF from the coding sequence ATGAACATGAATAAAACTTTATCGAAAATAAGTATTAATCATGTCCAACTAAAATGGATAGCAGCGATTACGATGTTAATCGACCATATTGGCGTCGTTTTTAACGGACCGATATGGTTACAAATCATCGGCCGGCTTTCGTTCCCGATTTTTGCTTTCTGTATTGCTCAAGGATATGTTCACACTCGTGATATTAAACAATATATGCTGCGGATGCTTGGTTTTGGCATGGGTATGCAGCTGCTCTTGATTTTGTTTACCTGGATTACCCGGACGACATTACCAACCAGTACCTTTAATATCTTTATTACCTTGTCATTTGGTTTGGCGGCTATTTGGTTCTATGACTTAATTCCGAATAAGATTATGGCTTTAGCGGTTATCTTCTTTGGTGGTATTCTAGCCGATGTGATGCCAATCGACTATGGTGCATATGGTATTTTCATGATTGTAGCTTTCTACATTTTCCGCGACAGTAAGCCGAAAATGGCGATTGCCATGGTAGTGCTTAACCTTTTACTCTCGTTGAGCTTATTGTTTGGCAGCTTTATTCCCAGTCAGGCACTGGCGCAATTCTTTACTATTAATGCTAACATTCAATGGTTTTCATTGTTAGCTTTGATTCCAATCTTTCTATATAATGGTGAGCTTGGCAAGCACGAGATGAAGTATTTCTTCTATATATTTTATCCGGCGCATTTGATTATTTTGTATGTCTTAGCTATTGTTTTGCGATCAATTTCATTCTAG
- a CDS encoding Cof-type HAD-IIB family hydrolase, whose amino-acid sequence MNKLDNIKIVFFDIDDTLTVKNMDNYLPPSVAVALEKLQQKGIDIAIASGRAKYGVIDAIRALNFDTFVMINGNYVEHHGEVLYSNPLPVEEIERFIAWCNDNGVGYGFTGSEACAVSERSDWVIECLDPIYYNAIVDAEFYRKHPVYQMWTFSDKPLEELIPTDEFPDLKFVRWHPYSMDVFSSFGSKANGIDQVLKKMNIDAKDAMAFGDELNDREMFKKVGFAVAMGVAHPELVELADFQTKNVEDDGILYALQTLGVIE is encoded by the coding sequence ATGAACAAGTTAGACAACATAAAAATCGTCTTTTTTGATATTGATGATACGCTTACCGTGAAAAATATGGACAATTATTTACCACCAAGTGTTGCGGTTGCGTTAGAAAAATTGCAACAAAAAGGCATTGATATCGCCATTGCCAGCGGTCGTGCCAAATATGGTGTAATCGATGCAATACGGGCATTGAACTTTGACACTTTTGTCATGATTAACGGCAACTATGTTGAACACCATGGTGAAGTATTATACAGTAACCCGTTGCCAGTTGAAGAAATTGAACGATTCATTGCCTGGTGTAACGATAATGGTGTTGGGTACGGGTTTACCGGCAGCGAGGCCTGCGCCGTTTCAGAGCGAAGCGACTGGGTGATTGAATGTCTAGATCCAATATATTATAATGCCATTGTGGATGCGGAATTTTACCGAAAACATCCAGTTTACCAAATGTGGACTTTCTCCGATAAACCGCTCGAGGAGCTCATTCCAACGGACGAATTTCCCGATTTAAAATTCGTCCGTTGGCATCCTTACAGCATGGACGTATTCTCATCATTCGGTTCCAAAGCAAACGGTATTGATCAAGTACTCAAAAAGATGAACATTGATGCCAAAGATGCAATGGCGTTTGGTGATGAATTAAATGACCGCGAAATGTTTAAAAAAGTTGGTTTTGCAGTAGCAATGGGGGTTGCTCATCCGGAACTCGTTGAACTAGCCGACTTCCAAACCAAAAATGTTGAAGACGATGGGATTTTATATGCCTTGCAAACATTAGGAGTTATAGAATAA
- the pgeF gene encoding peptidoglycan editing factor PgeF — MEAFQLQDSLLCLPGWQPVIAGFTTKLIGDLGFRTDIDDQTVVHLREQLAATIKQPLNTWVFAQQTHSTNIRKITAADRGRGALQYEDGIPDTDGFYTNIPGIVLATIHADCTPVWFYAPKHKMIGVAHAGWRGTTGEITRKILKIWIEKENIPPADIRVAIGPCISQSYYEVGNDVIEQIKSMETPESMDFVRQIAPDKYTIDTRMLNYNQATDIGIPSANIQISNYCTFADSELFYSYRREHKAAGRMLAFITIPE; from the coding sequence ATGGAAGCATTTCAACTGCAAGACTCACTCCTGTGCCTACCCGGCTGGCAACCGGTCATCGCCGGATTCACAACCAAGCTCATCGGCGATCTTGGTTTCCGCACTGATATTGACGACCAAACCGTCGTTCACTTACGCGAACAACTAGCGGCAACAATCAAACAACCGCTCAATACCTGGGTATTTGCTCAGCAAACCCACAGCACCAATATCAGAAAAATCACCGCTGCCGACCGTGGCCGTGGCGCCCTTCAATATGAAGACGGCATCCCTGATACTGATGGCTTCTATACAAACATTCCTGGCATTGTTCTGGCAACAATACATGCAGATTGCACCCCGGTTTGGTTCTATGCACCAAAACATAAAATGATTGGCGTTGCCCATGCCGGTTGGCGCGGTACTACTGGTGAAATCACCCGTAAAATTCTAAAAATATGGATAGAAAAAGAAAACATTCCACCTGCTGATATCCGTGTAGCTATTGGCCCATGCATATCACAATCTTATTACGAAGTTGGTAATGATGTCATTGAACAAATAAAAAGCATGGAAACACCTGAATCAATGGATTTCGTCCGCCAAATTGCACCAGACAAATACACCATTGACACCCGCATGCTCAACTACAACCAAGCAACGGATATCGGCATTCCTTCAGCAAACATCCAGATTAGCAACTATTGTACCTTTGCTGACAGCGAACTCTTCTACTCATATCGCCGTGAACACAAAGCTGCCGGCCGAATGCTGGCCTTTATCACCATCCCTGAATAA
- a CDS encoding GyrI-like domain-containing protein, translated as MSYEIIEVKEMRIAGKKVRAANNNPESMAQIGNLWYEFADFGPKIHGTMDAERYGVYFDFAGDYHEPASLEYDLLAGLEVAPDATITDEFTEVTIVAGKYAKFTMVGNPMVAPAQLWQEIWATELDRVCVSDFEKYHFSGDMEKVLIEIYIGIK; from the coding sequence ATGAGTTATGAAATTATAGAAGTAAAAGAAATGCGGATTGCCGGAAAAAAAGTGCGGGCGGCAAACAATAATCCTGAGTCAATGGCACAGATTGGCAACTTATGGTATGAATTTGCTGACTTTGGACCGAAGATTCATGGTACAATGGATGCAGAAAGATATGGTGTATATTTTGATTTTGCTGGTGACTATCATGAGCCGGCAAGCTTGGAATATGATTTGTTGGCAGGGCTGGAAGTTGCTCCTGATGCAACAATTACTGATGAATTTACTGAGGTGACAATCGTTGCCGGCAAGTATGCTAAATTTACTATGGTTGGTAATCCGATGGTTGCGCCAGCACAGTTGTGGCAAGAGATTTGGGCGACGGAATTAGACCGGGTTTGTGTTAGTGATTTTGAGAAATATCATTTTAGTGGTGATATGGAAAAGGTGCTTATCGAGATTTATATTGGAATAAAATAA
- the def gene encoding peptide deformylase, with amino-acid sequence MLLMKDIIDEYNPHIRVVCDEVPFPLSAENKKVIDDLLEYIVNSNDEEIAEKYDLRESVGIAAPQIDVPLRMCAVHTEDENGKMHSYQFINPRIISHSEERAYLKGGEGCLSVNREVEGVVPRYARVTIEYTDVDGKQQTVRLRNYVAIVAQHELDHLDGVLFFDHIRQDQLHHVPGAKEIDLGGAIDTE; translated from the coding sequence ATGTTATTGATGAAAGACATAATTGATGAATACAACCCCCACATCCGGGTCGTTTGTGATGAAGTTCCTTTTCCATTATCAGCAGAAAATAAAAAAGTCATTGATGACTTATTAGAATATATTGTTAACAGCAACGATGAAGAAATCGCTGAAAAATACGATTTGCGCGAGAGTGTCGGCATTGCCGCACCGCAAATCGACGTACCGTTGCGCATGTGCGCCGTGCATACTGAAGATGAAAACGGTAAAATGCACAGCTACCAATTCATTAACCCGCGAATTATCAGCCATTCCGAAGAACGCGCATACTTAAAAGGCGGCGAAGGTTGCCTTTCAGTCAACCGTGAAGTTGAAGGTGTTGTTCCGCGTTATGCACGGGTTACTATTGAATATACTGATGTTGATGGCAAGCAACAAACGGTGCGCCTGCGCAACTACGTAGCAATTGTTGCCCAACACGAACTTGACCATCTTGATGGTGTACTCTTCTTCGATCACATCCGCCAAGACCAACTGCATCATGTACCGGGAGCCAAAGAAATTGACCTCGGCGGTGCTATTGATACTGAATAA
- a CDS encoding Rqc2 family fibronectin-binding protein → MAFDGLFLHSMIRELEPLVGARITKIHQPSTREVIFAVRHFNRSARLLCSAHSIYARIQETTNIPQNPQEPPMFCVVLRKYLDGATIESFKQIGNDRILHIEFRNTNDLGDRIKYTLVLEIMGRHSNIILLDQNNMIIDAIKHLTIDENTRPVLPRLAYTAPPASGKLNPFTELAAMDYTTIGQTYEGISGLLAQEIAYRQNLRSVLDAANTPEPTITTAKGKSYFSFLPLEHLGESYQAFATLSELLDYYYLHLAEADRIREQTKNIAAFVQNQITKNQQKLKKLTKEQQEAQNADILQQKGNLLLSNLHQLQTGLKTITVDNYFDPDLAPITIDLDPAKNGTVNANNYFKRYNKAKTAQIKLAEQIELTQGEIDYFEEVAQNISIATTQNIHEIRQELELGGYLRPQVSKRKERPAKALIDSYESPDGTMILVGKNNLQNDMVTFKKGRKTYTWLHAKDIPGSHVVICSSVVSDETLQTAALLAAYYSKSKNSANVAVDYTLISHVHKPNGAKPGFVIYTDQKTLYVTPDEATIQTIKKL, encoded by the coding sequence ATGGCATTTGACGGACTTTTTTTACACAGCATGATTCGAGAACTTGAGCCGCTCGTTGGCGCAAGAATAACTAAAATTCATCAACCTTCAACCAGAGAGGTTATTTTTGCGGTTCGCCATTTTAATCGCAGTGCGCGGTTATTATGCAGTGCCCATTCAATTTATGCCCGGATTCAAGAAACCACCAATATCCCGCAAAATCCGCAAGAACCACCGATGTTTTGTGTGGTGTTGAGAAAGTATCTTGACGGTGCGACTATTGAAAGTTTCAAGCAAATTGGTAACGACCGAATTTTGCATATTGAGTTTCGTAATACCAATGATTTAGGTGACCGAATCAAATATACTTTGGTACTGGAAATCATGGGACGGCACAGCAACATTATTCTCCTTGACCAAAACAATATGATTATTGATGCCATTAAACATCTAACTATTGATGAAAACACCCGTCCGGTCCTACCACGGCTCGCTTATACAGCGCCACCCGCTTCTGGCAAACTTAATCCGTTTACCGAACTTGCTGCTATGGATTATACTACTATCGGTCAGACTTATGAAGGTATTTCCGGATTGTTAGCACAAGAAATTGCCTACCGACAAAATCTACGGAGTGTTCTTGATGCTGCCAACACCCCCGAGCCAACAATTACCACAGCTAAAGGTAAAAGCTACTTCAGTTTTTTACCTTTGGAGCATTTGGGAGAAAGTTATCAAGCCTTCGCTACACTGAGCGAACTGCTTGATTATTACTACCTGCATCTGGCTGAAGCCGACCGCATTCGCGAGCAAACTAAAAATATTGCTGCCTTTGTGCAGAATCAAATAACTAAGAACCAACAAAAATTAAAAAAATTAACCAAAGAACAGCAAGAAGCTCAAAATGCTGATATTTTACAACAAAAGGGAAATTTGTTACTGAGTAACTTACATCAACTGCAAACTGGTCTCAAAACAATTACTGTTGATAATTATTTCGACCCAGATTTAGCTCCGATAACAATTGACTTAGATCCGGCCAAAAATGGTACTGTAAATGCCAATAATTATTTCAAACGCTATAACAAAGCTAAAACCGCACAAATTAAACTTGCCGAACAAATTGAATTAACCCAAGGTGAAATTGACTACTTTGAAGAAGTTGCCCAAAATATCAGCATTGCAACTACGCAAAATATCCATGAAATTCGCCAAGAACTAGAACTTGGCGGTTATTTACGTCCACAAGTCAGTAAACGCAAAGAGCGTCCGGCAAAAGCTCTGATTGATAGCTACGAAAGCCCGGATGGAACGATGATTCTAGTCGGTAAAAACAACTTACAAAATGATATGGTTACTTTTAAAAAAGGCCGTAAAACTTACACTTGGCTCCACGCCAAAGATATTCCTGGAAGTCATGTTGTTATCTGCAGCAGCGTTGTCAGCGATGAAACTTTACAAACCGCAGCATTGCTTGCAGCATATTATTCAAAATCAAAAAACTCAGCTAATGTCGCTGTTGACTACACCCTCATTAGCCATGTTCATAAACCTAACGGCGCTAAACCCGGATTTGTCATCTACACTGACCAAAAAACACTTTATGTAACTCCGGATGAAGCAACTATTCAAACTATAAAAAAACTTTAA
- a CDS encoding ClbS/DfsB family four-helix bundle protein, with amino-acid sequence MARPTTKTDLLRMAEENYAALMDLVESFSAEEQEGTFPFEDRDRNVRDVLAHLYEWQLMMEIWYTDGMAGRTPVTPAPGYTWKTTPELNQVIWQKYQDTSLPEIKKLLATSHKKMLKMIEKHTNEELFARKQYGWTKTTTLGAYFVSSTSSHYDWAMKKLKKYRKSLK; translated from the coding sequence ATGGCTAGACCTACAACTAAAACTGATTTATTACGGATGGCAGAGGAAAATTATGCAGCACTGATGGATTTGGTAGAAAGTTTTTCGGCAGAGGAGCAAGAGGGAACGTTTCCGTTTGAGGATCGTGACCGCAATGTTCGCGATGTACTGGCGCACTTATATGAGTGGCAGCTCATGATGGAGATTTGGTATACTGATGGCATGGCTGGCAGAACACCGGTTACGCCGGCACCAGGCTACACTTGGAAAACGACACCCGAGTTGAATCAAGTTATTTGGCAGAAATATCAAGACACATCATTGCCGGAAATTAAAAAATTACTGGCAACAAGTCACAAGAAAATGTTGAAGATGATTGAAAAGCATACGAATGAAGAATTATTTGCGCGTAAACAATATGGTTGGACTAAAACCACAACTCTAGGCGCTTACTTTGTTTCATCTACATCAAGTCATTACGATTGGGCGATGAAGAAATTGAAGAAGTATAGAAAAAGCTTAAAATAA
- a CDS encoding YlbF family regulator translates to MQENELFQAVDHIAPAIKKLDVYQTFIELDKKVQQEPELLELLALYNGVQEQHTENVMKYGRHHPDNKDLRQQMVAYKTRIDGFSDFKLYQKCARELQKILDEVADMMNQLFPSEQAKSCGSSCTCHTK, encoded by the coding sequence ATGCAGGAAAATGAGTTGTTTCAAGCAGTTGATCATATTGCACCAGCGATAAAGAAGCTGGATGTATATCAGACTTTTATTGAACTTGATAAAAAAGTACAGCAAGAGCCGGAACTTTTGGAATTGCTGGCATTATATAATGGCGTTCAGGAACAGCATACCGAGAACGTGATGAAATATGGCCGTCATCATCCTGATAATAAGGATCTACGGCAGCAGATGGTTGCGTATAAAACCCGGATTGACGGGTTTTCCGATTTTAAGTTGTACCAAAAATGTGCTCGGGAATTACAAAAAATTCTTGATGAAGTTGCTGATATGATGAATCAGCTTTTTCCGAGTGAGCAGGCAAAATCTTGTGGCAGTTCATGTACTTGCCATACTAAATAA
- the coaD gene encoding pantetheine-phosphate adenylyltransferase, with protein MRIAIYPGSFDPITNGHLDILERTAAIFDKVYVVLLENPQKKTFFSLDERMDLIRTSVAGLSNVEVASFEGLVVNCAKHFGAQVLIRGLRAVTDFEYELQMAAINKTLDNEVETFFLMTNAEFSFLSSSLVKEVAYFGGEVKKLVPAHVKAALTAKMSERRATE; from the coding sequence ATGAGAATAGCAATTTATCCCGGAAGTTTTGACCCAATAACGAATGGTCATCTAGATATTTTGGAAAGAACAGCAGCAATTTTTGATAAAGTGTATGTGGTGTTGCTGGAAAATCCACAAAAGAAAACTTTTTTTAGCTTAGATGAGCGGATGGATTTAATTCGTACTTCAGTTGCTGGCCTTAGCAATGTTGAGGTTGCCAGTTTTGAAGGTCTGGTTGTTAATTGTGCTAAGCATTTTGGCGCTCAAGTATTAATCCGTGGCTTGCGTGCAGTTACTGACTTTGAGTATGAGCTGCAAATGGCGGCGATTAATAAAACTTTAGACAATGAAGTAGAAACCTTTTTCTTAATGACCAATGCTGAATTCTCTTTCTTGAGTTCAAGCTTAGTGAAGGAAGTTGCTTACTTCGGCGGCGAAGTGAAGAAGTTGGTGCCGGCGCATGTTAAGGCGGCGTTAACAGCAAAAATGAGTGAGCGGAGGGCGACAGAATAA
- a CDS encoding FtsW/RodA/SpoVE family cell cycle protein, whose translation MEQTMKQNAKPKAARKNRISLVRRMDWPLFFAMTFLLVFGVIMVYSASMYNALNLYGESPDYFFLRQLIFVIVGFIGFFLVIRINYKLYKKHYILIAVLVTLLLLVTFLFEAKKGSQRWIPLGLFDLQPAELAKIAIIFVWAATYAIKEKYLNKLAKRKMAIQERAKQMFLNVYMIPIGFTLLYMIIMFIQSDNGSMIITLFLSGIITLVAGFNRKISLSVSLIGVCIAVFAVFLLFLMFDHATIDSGNYVVGRFTAWVNPFEDYNDNGYQLVNSYIALAFGGLFGDGLGAGLQKQGYLPDIHTDFILANVGEELGYLGLILVFAFFCLIIWRGVKIATECKDKFGKLTAFGITSLFFVQAFWNAAGITGVLPLKGLTAPLVSYGGTALLVMMGALAILQSIAIRSKIAQEKEAKAMARREKEMEARAAQLAAEPV comes from the coding sequence ATGGAACAAACAATGAAACAAAATGCGAAGCCTAAAGCGGCTAGAAAAAATAGAATTTCTTTAGTTCGGCGAATGGATTGGCCGTTGTTTTTTGCAATGACTTTTCTGCTCGTTTTCGGGGTAATTATGGTATATAGTGCCAGTATGTATAATGCATTGAATTTATATGGCGAGTCGCCTGACTACTTCTTCTTACGACAATTGATCTTTGTTATCGTTGGTTTTATTGGCTTCTTTCTTGTTATTAGGATCAATTATAAGTTATATAAAAAACATTATATATTGATAGCAGTTCTGGTTACATTGTTACTTCTGGTTACATTTTTATTTGAAGCCAAAAAGGGTTCGCAGCGCTGGATTCCATTGGGTTTGTTTGATTTGCAGCCGGCGGAGTTAGCAAAAATTGCGATTATTTTTGTTTGGGCGGCTACTTATGCAATCAAGGAAAAGTATTTGAATAAGCTAGCTAAGCGTAAGATGGCGATTCAAGAACGCGCGAAGCAAATGTTTTTGAATGTGTATATGATTCCGATTGGATTTACATTGTTGTATATGATTATTATGTTTATTCAATCTGATAATGGTTCGATGATAATTACGCTATTTTTGTCCGGTATTATTACTTTGGTCGCCGGGTTTAATCGAAAGATTAGTTTGTCAGTTTCCTTGATTGGTGTTTGTATTGCGGTTTTTGCGGTCTTTTTATTGTTCTTGATGTTTGATCATGCAACGATTGACAGTGGTAACTATGTTGTTGGTCGATTTACCGCCTGGGTAAATCCGTTTGAAGATTATAATGATAATGGCTATCAGCTGGTGAATTCCTATATTGCGCTGGCATTTGGTGGTCTTTTCGGTGATGGCTTAGGTGCCGGATTACAGAAACAAGGGTATTTACCGGATATCCATACTGACTTTATTTTAGCAAATGTTGGTGAAGAACTTGGTTATCTTGGTTTAATATTAGTCTTTGCTTTCTTCTGTTTGATTATTTGGCGCGGGGTAAAAATTGCGACCGAGTGTAAAGATAAGTTTGGCAAGCTCACTGCCTTTGGGATTACTTCGTTATTCTTTGTGCAAGCCTTTTGGAATGCTGCCGGGATAACCGGGGTATTACCATTGAAAGGATTAACTGCACCGTTAGTGAGTTATGGCGGTACCGCATTGCTGGTTATGATGGGAGCGCTAGCAATTCTGCAAAGTATTGCTATTCGTTCGAAGATAGCTCAGGAAAAAGAGGCTAAGGCGATGGCCAGACGAGAAAAAGAAATGGAAGCACGGGCGGCGCAGTTGGCCGCAGAGCCGGTGTAG
- a CDS encoding DUF4180 domain-containing protein yields MQISVKEVNNMRCAIVQSTEPIINDSQSALDIMMSIRYEDNCDCIVVNKEAFAEQFFVLSSGIAGEILQKIVNYHFQLAIVGDFSEITSKPLQDFIYESNQGKTIFFVADTDEALDKLKNR; encoded by the coding sequence GTGCAAATAAGTGTGAAAGAAGTAAATAATATGCGATGCGCAATAGTGCAGAGTACGGAACCGATTATCAATGACAGCCAGAGTGCTTTGGATATAATGATGAGCATTAGATATGAGGATAATTGTGATTGCATTGTGGTGAATAAAGAAGCATTTGCTGAGCAATTTTTTGTATTGAGCAGCGGTATTGCTGGTGAGATCTTGCAGAAAATTGTTAATTATCATTTTCAGTTAGCAATTGTTGGTGATTTCAGCGAAATCACCAGCAAACCATTGCAGGATTTTATTTATGAAAGCAATCAAGGTAAGACTATCTTTTTTGTTGCTGATACTGATGAGGCACTGGATAAATTGAAAAACCGGTAG